The stretch of DNA GGGCGGGATCGGTTAGTTCAGGCCGCGCTCCTCGGCACCCTCTCGAATCTTCGCCGCGCGCTTGCGGACCCGGTTGATCAGCCGCTGGGTCCGCTCCGGCTTGAAGCCGTAGAAGGACGCGATCCAGTTGATGTCGCCGTACGACTGGGTGTGGAAGTACGCGGCGAGGGTGTCCCGGCCGGCCTGGATGATCGCCGGGGGGACGCCCTCCCCGCCGACCTTCGACTCGTCGAAGCCGTTGACGTCGAAGTAGACGTCGGCGTACAGTTCGGCCGTCTCGGGGTCGTCGAACTCGGCGCCGCCGTGGTGTGGGGCTTCGAACCGATAGACGCTCCCGTCCGGCGTCGAGCGCTCGACGATGCGCACGCCGAGGACGTACTCACGGTAGGTCGATTCCGCGTCGTCGGGGGTGGGAGTTGATTGTGACATGTGTCGTCGGGGGTTAGTTGCGCCGTCGGAGGCCGGTGGCCACGAGGAGTGCGATCGCCACGAGCACCAGCACCGGCGAGAGCGGTCCGTCGCCCTCGGTGGATTCGGTATCCGCGTCGGTGTTGGTGTCGGTGTCGGCGCCGTCCGCGCCGGTCTCGTCGGTGTCGGATCCGTTGGCGCTGGCGCCGTCGCCGTCGTCGGCGTCGGCCGACGGGGCGTCGCCACCCCCGCTCACGGCGATCGTTCCGGCCGCCGTGGCGGGGGTGAGCGCGCTCCCGTCGTCGGCGTCGAACTGCTGGGGCGTGACGGTGAGTTCGACCTCGCCGGGCGCGGCGCCCGCGACCGTCACCGTCGCCAGCGTCACGTCGGTCGCGCCGGGTTCGACGGCGCCTTCCACGTCCGCAGCTTCGAGAACGGCGGTCGCCCCGTCGTCCTCGATCACGGGCTCGCTCGTGAGACCGTACTGGTCGGGGTAGCTGGCCGCGTCGATCCGTGCCACCGACGGATTCTCGACGGTGAGTTCGAGGTAGTAGCCGGCGAGGCCGTCGGGTGCGTCCGTGAGGACGACTCCAACGGTCGTGGTTCCGTCCGGTGCCGTCGTGCCGTCGGTGACGACGACGGTCGGTTGACTGTTCTGTGCCGTGGCCGTCCCGGCCGCCGCCACCGCCCCGAGGAGGGCGAGCGCCGCCAGCGCGACTGCAACGCTACGGCGGGTGTCGGCGAGTATCGAAATCGAAGTCGATCGTGTCTCTCGTGTCATGGTTGTCGTACGGTGATAATGGGGTGGTGGGATGGGACGCTGCGGGCCGGCCGTCGGGGCCGACCGAGCGGACTTAGTTGACCTTTTGATAGAGGTCGACGATGTCGTCGAAGTCGAGCTGGCCGTTCTCGTTGAAGTCGTACGCCGACTTGTTCATCGTCACGCTGTCGGCGTCGAAGCTGCTGAAGAGGATCTCGATGTCCTCGTAGTCGAGGCGGCCGTTGCCGTTGAGGTCCTCGTAGAGGCCGTCGCCGTCGGGGTCGGTCGGTGCCGATCCGCCCGTGACCGTCGGCGGGCCGGTGACGAGGACGCCGGTGCGGGCGTTCGCGTCGATGGGGTTCCCGTCCTCGTTGTCCATCTGATTCACGCCGACCTGCAGGTCGGTCGTGCCGGTGCTGTCACCGCGGACGGTGAGGGTGGCGAGCGGGACGTGTCGGCCCCCGGCCTGGACGTTGCGGTCGGTGTCGGCGGCGCGAATCGTCACCGCGGAGCCGTCGTTGCTCATGGAACTCTCGGTGAGTCCCAGACCCTCGGAGAACTCGACGCCGGTGATGCTCGCGACTTCGGGGTTCGAGACCGAAACGGTGACCTCGGCGCCCGAGAAGCCGGTCGGGAGCGACGACGCCGTGAGCGCCACCTGCCCGGTCTGACCGTAGCCGACGGCCATCGAGTCCACGTCGACCTGCACGTTCGGCTGGAAGACGTAGAGACCGTCGTTGGGGTAGGAGCGGGCGGGACCGCCGAAGCCGTCCTCACAGCAGAGGACGCGACCGTCGCGCATCGCGTAGACGTTGTCGATGTTGCGGAGCGCGTCGTCGGCGTCCTGCGGCCCGTCGGTGAAGTCGGGGCCGACGATGACCGGTTCGAGCGTCGAGACGTTGTGGTTCGGTTCGAGTTCGGCGCGGTAGACGACGCCGCCGTCGACGCGGTCCATCTGGACGTCGCCCGTCTCGTCCGCAAGGTCGTCGTTGAACTCCGAGATGCCGAAGTAGACGAAGTCGCCGGGACCGGCGTCGTCGACGCTGTCGACACCCTCGGCCTTGTTGAACTCGATGGAGGCGCCGATTTCCTTCGCGGCCGCTCGGGTCTCCAGGAAGGGGACGCGGCGGAGGTCCTCGTCGACGCCGTCGGGACCGTTGGCCTCGTACTGCGCGGCCCACTCGACGATCTCCTCGTTCGTGATGTAGTTCCGGTTACCGTTTTCGATGACGTCGAGGTCGGCCTCCTTGATCGCGGCCGCCGGGTCCTCCTGCCAGTCGGTGTCGGCGTGGGTTTCGAGGTAATCGACCTGGGTCACGTCGTCGTACTCGGCGATCCAGGATTCGACCTCGCCGTTGGCGGCGTGGCCGAGCGGAAGCCACTCGACTTCGAGGTTGGTGTCGGCCGGGGAGTTGCGCTGCCCGGCTTCCTCGGCGTTCACGGCGTCGTTCGTGATCTTCGGGGCGTAGAGCGTGCCCGCGATGTCGTCCGTGTTCTCGTAGCTCGGGATCGGCTCGTCGGCGACGAACTTGTAGATGCCCTTGCTGTCGCCGTCCGAACAGCCGTAGATAGTCTTTTGATCGCCCACGATGTCGGGCGCTTCCCAGGAAGCCCGGCCCGCGACGTAGTACTTCATCGGCTCCGGATCCTCGGCGGTCGGCTCGCGGATGTCGACGTGGTAGCCGTAGCGGTACGGGTTCGGGTAGACGTCGTCGATGGGCGTCGTCGCCAGGTTGGTGTCGCCGCTCTGGTCGGACTGCTCCGCGCCCAGGTAGTACGCGAGGAACTCGACGCCGGTCATCGCCCAGGAGCCCTGGATGTACCAGCCTTCGACCTCGTCGTACTCGTCGACCGCGCCCTGAATTTCCGAGGGGTTCGGCCGGTTCCAGAACTGGCAGGCGCCGAGGATGCCCTCGCCGCTGCCGGCCTCGACGACGTCGCCGACCGTGTTGGTCAGCGAGACGCGCGGGTGGGCGTAGTTCTCCTCGGAGGAGATCGGCGTCTCCCACGGGCTGAGGTCGCCGTAACAGTTGATCCGCGTCCCGCCGATATCGCGGAACGCATCCGTGTTCGGAAGGTTCATCGCGTCCTCGGGGTCGGCGCTCCACTCGCCGTTCTCGTCCTGGCTGATGAAGATCCGGGAGATGCACCCGGGACTGTTCTCCCAGTTGGTGAACAGGTACCCTTCCGTCCCGTCCTCGTCGGTCGCGACGAACTGGTTACAGTCGGGGTTGGTGCCCGCGCCGCCGTACTGCGTGCCCGCGAAGTTCTCCTGGTTGATGTCGGTGCCGTCCGGTGTCTGGGTTACGCCAATGCGTTCCTCGTCCCCGTTGATGGGCTGACGCCCCTGGAACAGGATCTCGTAATCGCCGACTTCGGAGCGGACCTGTCGCTGTTTCGCCTCGGTGTCGGGAATCCCGACTTCGGGGAAGTCGTCGTTGTTCCCGTCGAACTCGAAGTTGAAGCCGCTGAAGTAGCCGACCGCCGCGCGGTCGAACGGCTTCTGGTTTTGCCCCTCGGGATGCTGGAGGCTGTACAGGAGCGAGCCGTCCTCGAAGACGAACGGTCCCGTCACCTCGGCCCCGAACGCCGTCGTCGAGAGGCGTTTGAGGCTCCCCTTGGCGCTCGGTGCGCCCGGCGTATCGCCCTCGGAAATTTCCGAATCGCTCGCGCTCGCGACGCCGGCGACGCTCGCGCCGAGCGCAGCGGCTGTAGACGTTGCCATCAGACTACGTCGAGTCAAATCGACCATGCAAGTGAACCGGGGGAGGGCTTCGTAAAAGACCTTTATATTGCGGATA from Haloplanus salinus encodes:
- a CDS encoding alkaline phosphatase PhoX → MVDLTRRSLMATSTAAALGASVAGVASASDSEISEGDTPGAPSAKGSLKRLSTTAFGAEVTGPFVFEDGSLLYSLQHPEGQNQKPFDRAAVGYFSGFNFEFDGNNDDFPEVGIPDTEAKQRQVRSEVGDYEILFQGRQPINGDEERIGVTQTPDGTDINQENFAGTQYGGAGTNPDCNQFVATDEDGTEGYLFTNWENSPGCISRIFISQDENGEWSADPEDAMNLPNTDAFRDIGGTRINCYGDLSPWETPISSEENYAHPRVSLTNTVGDVVEAGSGEGILGACQFWNRPNPSEIQGAVDEYDEVEGWYIQGSWAMTGVEFLAYYLGAEQSDQSGDTNLATTPIDDVYPNPYRYGYHVDIREPTAEDPEPMKYYVAGRASWEAPDIVGDQKTIYGCSDGDSKGIYKFVADEPIPSYENTDDIAGTLYAPKITNDAVNAEEAGQRNSPADTNLEVEWLPLGHAANGEVESWIAEYDDVTQVDYLETHADTDWQEDPAAAIKEADLDVIENGNRNYITNEEIVEWAAQYEANGPDGVDEDLRRVPFLETRAAAKEIGASIEFNKAEGVDSVDDAGPGDFVYFGISEFNDDLADETGDVQMDRVDGGVVYRAELEPNHNVSTLEPVIVGPDFTDGPQDADDALRNIDNVYAMRDGRVLCCEDGFGGPARSYPNDGLYVFQPNVQVDVDSMAVGYGQTGQVALTASSLPTGFSGAEVTVSVSNPEVASITGVEFSEGLGLTESSMSNDGSAVTIRAADTDRNVQAGGRHVPLATLTVRGDSTGTTDLQVGVNQMDNEDGNPIDANARTGVLVTGPPTVTGGSAPTDPDGDGLYEDLNGNGRLDYEDIEILFSSFDADSVTMNKSAYDFNENGQLDFDDIVDLYQKVN